One Streptomyces sp. L2 genomic window carries:
- a CDS encoding helix-turn-helix transcriptional regulator, translating to MVRRKDIDGSMSVPGFYGKELRWKREEAGLSLEAFLEGSFYGKTYLSDIEHGERRMPVDLARHADRVLKTDGFFERRCEDVRKARRAGHAAYFEKVLEAEKHALTIEEWCPMLLPGLLQTPAYARAVILAGLPLSSDAEVEEKVSARMARASLFEADQQTPEYWVIVHESLITEPLLGAQGMTEQLDHIADLADRRRITPQIVPRKQRAYPLMAAAIMIMTFPDAPPLIYTEASYSGDTVDDPALVQQYRKAYDRLRAVALSPDESLAMIKAAAEDYRNGEQSHRLE from the coding sequence GTGGTCCGACGCAAGGACATCGACGGTTCGATGAGCGTCCCGGGCTTTTATGGCAAGGAGCTGCGCTGGAAGCGGGAGGAGGCGGGGCTGTCGCTGGAAGCGTTCCTGGAGGGCAGCTTCTACGGCAAGACCTACCTCAGCGACATCGAGCACGGAGAGCGACGGATGCCGGTCGACCTGGCCCGCCACGCGGATCGGGTACTGAAGACGGACGGGTTCTTCGAACGGCGCTGCGAGGATGTACGGAAGGCGCGGAGAGCGGGGCACGCCGCGTACTTCGAAAAGGTCCTGGAGGCGGAGAAGCATGCTCTGACCATCGAGGAGTGGTGCCCGATGCTGTTGCCGGGCCTGCTCCAGACCCCGGCATACGCGCGGGCCGTCATCCTGGCGGGCCTTCCGCTGTCCTCCGACGCCGAGGTGGAAGAGAAGGTCAGTGCCCGAATGGCGCGGGCGAGCCTTTTCGAGGCGGACCAGCAGACTCCCGAGTACTGGGTGATCGTTCACGAGTCACTCATCACCGAACCACTCCTGGGCGCCCAGGGCATGACCGAACAGCTGGACCACATCGCTGACTTGGCGGACCGGCGCAGGATCACTCCGCAAATCGTTCCGCGGAAGCAAAGGGCGTACCCCCTCATGGCCGCCGCGATCATGATCATGACGTTTCCGGACGCCCCACCACTGATCTACACCGAGGCGTCGTACAGCGGCGACACCGTAGACGATCCGGCCCTCGTGCAGCAGTACCGCAAGGCATACGATCGTCTCAGGGCCGTCGCGCTGTCACCGGACGAGTCCCTGGCCATGATCAAGGCAGCGGCAGAGGATTACCGAAATGGCGAGCAATCGCATCGACTTGAGTGA
- a CDS encoding DUF397 domain-containing protein — protein MASNRIDLSDALWFKSSHSNGDGGECVEVASDFPGAALWRKSSYSNESGGNCLEVADDIPGLVPVRDSKRPHGPALLLTAAAWAPFVAALKAEPGTH, from the coding sequence ATGGCGAGCAATCGCATCGACTTGAGTGACGCGCTCTGGTTCAAGAGCAGCCACAGCAACGGGGACGGCGGTGAATGCGTGGAGGTAGCCAGCGACTTCCCCGGCGCGGCCCTCTGGCGCAAGTCCAGCTACAGCAACGAAAGCGGCGGCAACTGCCTCGAAGTAGCCGACGACATCCCCGGACTCGTCCCCGTGCGTGACTCGAAGAGGCCGCACGGCCCCGCTCTCCTCCTCACGGCCGCCGCCTGGGCTCCCTTCGTCGCCGCGCTCAAGGCAGAGCCCGGCACGCACTGA
- a CDS encoding RICIN domain-containing protein, which translates to MRRFIKRVVAPLALALGLGMALPAAAEATPAKPQPSGYGFLAALYKPPSSNGTYFCMDEYRQINGDGRPVVLRPCNGSWNQFWVWDGNGLIHSTNDGRCLWAHWAADPSDHPDAVARNCNSADTHQRWTLGTDHSVCNAAGACLAATGAPFPRSSYHLFGSGKGTSASIYQQFDWHHSDSSTPINPNI; encoded by the coding sequence ATGAGACGGTTCATCAAGAGGGTCGTCGCCCCGCTGGCGCTCGCGCTCGGCCTGGGCATGGCCCTGCCGGCCGCCGCCGAAGCCACCCCGGCCAAGCCCCAGCCCTCCGGCTACGGCTTCCTCGCGGCGCTCTACAAGCCGCCGTCCAGCAACGGCACGTACTTCTGCATGGACGAGTACCGCCAGATCAACGGCGACGGCCGTCCGGTCGTCCTGCGGCCCTGCAACGGTTCCTGGAACCAGTTCTGGGTCTGGGACGGCAACGGCCTGATCCACAGCACCAACGACGGGCGGTGCCTGTGGGCGCACTGGGCCGCCGACCCGAGCGACCACCCGGACGCGGTCGCCCGCAACTGCAACAGCGCCGACACGCACCAGCGCTGGACCCTGGGCACCGACCACTCCGTCTGCAACGCGGCCGGCGCCTGCCTCGCGGCCACCGGCGCGCCGTTCCCCCGCAGTTCGTACCACCTCTTCGGCTCCGGCAAGGGCACGTCGGCGAGCATCTACCAGCAGTTCGACTGGCACCACTCCGACAGCAGCACGCCGATCAACCCGAACATCTAG
- a CDS encoding Rrf2 family transcriptional regulator has product MRLLRSTDLALRVLMRLAVATGSSPTTRQVAEGMDVPYTHTAKVVAELQHLGLVDARRGRGGGLSLTEQGRTASVGRLVRAFEGDGDVVDCEGATPCPLNPGCRLRGALRHAQEAFFAALDPLTVQDIIAGPTGPLLLEISKRA; this is encoded by the coding sequence ATGCGGCTCCTGCGCTCCACCGACCTCGCCCTGCGCGTCCTGATGCGGCTCGCGGTGGCGACCGGGTCCAGTCCTACGACCCGCCAGGTCGCCGAGGGCATGGACGTGCCGTACACGCACACCGCGAAGGTCGTCGCCGAACTCCAGCACCTGGGCCTGGTGGACGCCCGCCGGGGGCGCGGCGGCGGCCTCAGCCTCACCGAGCAGGGGCGTACGGCGTCCGTGGGACGGCTCGTGCGTGCTTTCGAGGGTGACGGCGACGTCGTCGACTGCGAGGGCGCCACCCCCTGCCCGCTCAATCCCGGCTGCCGGCTGCGCGGCGCCCTCCGCCACGCCCAGGAGGCGTTCTTCGCGGCGCTGGACCCGCTGACCGTGCAGGACATCATCGCGGGGCCGACCGGACCGCTGCTGCTGGAGATCTCCAAGAGGGCTTGA
- a CDS encoding DUF3105 domain-containing protein: MGSAKNSSTAARKARIEEMRRAERARERRNRILVVAASAVVVAGLVVGGVVLLKGQSDSGKDSVASGDDAKGGGSAGDSGHFVTGKDGVRTWSGKLGRTHVTTKVSYPMHPPVGGNHNPVWLNCNGDVYTQPVQDENAVHALEHGAVWVTYTGKAKKADVDALAAKVKKTPYSLMSPYANQAAPLMLSAWGHQVTVKSASDPEVNKFFAAYVQGPQTPEPGASCTGGEMK, translated from the coding sequence ATGGGTTCCGCGAAGAACAGCAGCACCGCCGCGCGCAAGGCGCGCATAGAGGAGATGCGGCGGGCCGAGCGTGCCCGCGAGCGCCGCAACCGGATCCTCGTCGTCGCCGCGAGCGCGGTGGTCGTCGCCGGTCTCGTCGTCGGCGGTGTCGTGCTCCTGAAGGGGCAGTCGGACAGCGGCAAGGACTCCGTGGCGAGCGGTGACGACGCCAAGGGCGGCGGCAGCGCCGGGGACTCGGGCCACTTCGTCACCGGCAAGGACGGCGTGCGCACGTGGTCCGGCAAGCTGGGCCGCACCCACGTCACGACGAAGGTGTCGTACCCGATGCACCCGCCGGTCGGCGGCAACCACAACCCGGTCTGGCTGAACTGCAACGGCGACGTCTACACCCAGCCCGTGCAGGACGAGAACGCGGTGCACGCGCTGGAGCACGGCGCGGTCTGGGTCACGTACACCGGCAAGGCGAAGAAGGCCGACGTCGACGCTCTCGCGGCCAAGGTGAAGAAGACGCCGTACTCGCTGATGAGTCCGTACGCGAACCAGGCCGCCCCGCTGATGCTGTCGGCGTGGGGCCACCAGGTGACCGTGAAGAGCGCGAGCGACCCCGAGGTGAACAAGTTCTTCGCCGCCTATGTGCAGGGCCCGCAGACGCCCGAGCCGGGTGCCTCGTGCACCGGCGGGGAGATGAAGTGA
- a CDS encoding DUF305 domain-containing protein, producing the protein MRRRHVGWIASTAAAVLVAAGAITYAVAEDDGSAGASTPAAGSADAGFARDMAVHHQQAVEMSYIVRDRTKNVEVRRLAYDIAQTQANQRGMLLGWLDLWGLPKVSADPPMTWMGMGDMASGKDGALMPGMATNTQMRKLQTLSGKQAEILYLQLMTAHHKGGIHMAQGCVDKCTVGVEKRLAQGMVAGQRSELDVMAGMLKERGAQPLP; encoded by the coding sequence GTGAGGCGGCGGCACGTCGGCTGGATCGCGTCCACGGCCGCGGCGGTGCTCGTCGCGGCCGGCGCGATCACCTACGCGGTCGCCGAGGACGACGGCTCCGCGGGCGCGAGCACGCCGGCCGCCGGCTCGGCGGACGCCGGGTTCGCCCGGGACATGGCCGTCCACCACCAGCAGGCCGTCGAGATGTCGTACATCGTGCGCGACCGCACGAAGAACGTCGAGGTCCGGCGGCTCGCGTACGACATCGCGCAGACGCAGGCCAACCAGCGCGGGATGCTGCTGGGCTGGCTGGACCTGTGGGGGCTGCCGAAGGTGTCCGCGGACCCGCCGATGACCTGGATGGGCATGGGGGACATGGCCTCCGGCAAGGACGGCGCGCTGATGCCGGGGATGGCCACGAACACCCAGATGAGGAAGCTGCAGACCCTGAGCGGCAAGCAGGCGGAGATCCTCTACCTGCAACTGATGACGGCCCATCACAAGGGCGGCATCCACATGGCCCAGGGGTGCGTCGACAAGTGCACCGTCGGCGTGGAGAAGCGGCTCGCGCAGGGGATGGTCGCCGGACAGCGGTCGGAGCTGGACGTGATGGCCGGAATGCTCAAGGAGCGCGGAGCCCAACCGCTCCCGTAA
- a CDS encoding S53 family peptidase → MRSNRATMRAGVSMAATLPMIAGALALGIPAAHAADQPARNALAGTKPAWATPKADKGSTANSNRVHARVYLAGRDAAGLAAYAKAVSDPSSPHYGKYLSAKKAQARFGATKAQVTAVKNWLKSAGLTVTSVTDHYVAVSGDVAAAEKAFGTQLHNYAKGAKTYRAPQHSASAPASLKGAVLTVTGLDNAPHKSDRADQLPPPDAVFKNAGPFSSYYGSKTASTLPSAYGQKIPYAIKGYTGKQLRAAYGAGKYTGKHVRIAITDAYASPTIAFDAGMYAKKNGDAAWKTSQLHQVLPANYTHTEECGAAGWYGEETLDVEAVHAVAPAADVTYVGAASCYDDDLLDSLSKVVDNHLADIVSNSWGDIEANQTPDLAAAYDQVFQLGAVQGIGFYFSSGDNGDEVANTGTKQVDTPANSAWVTAVGGTSLAVGKHNKYEWETGWGTEKATLAADGKSWTGFPGAFTSGAGGGTSKTVPQPYYQKGVVPNALATANNAAGNRVVPDIAAIADPTTGFLVGQTQTFPDGSQQYSEYRIGGTSLAAPTIAAIQALAQEAGGGKALGFANPAIYSKFGKKGVFHDVTDNPTGHGLANARVDFANGFDAADGLLTSVRSLGKDSSLSAVKGYDDVTGVGSPAGGYVKSYRRH, encoded by the coding sequence ATGAGATCCAACCGCGCCACCATGCGCGCCGGCGTGAGCATGGCAGCGACACTGCCGATGATCGCCGGTGCCCTGGCGCTCGGCATACCCGCGGCCCACGCCGCGGACCAGCCGGCCCGCAACGCACTGGCGGGTACCAAGCCTGCCTGGGCCACGCCCAAGGCGGACAAGGGTTCCACCGCGAACAGCAACCGGGTCCACGCCCGGGTCTACCTCGCCGGCAGGGACGCCGCCGGACTCGCCGCCTACGCCAAGGCCGTGTCCGACCCCAGCTCGCCGCACTACGGCAAGTACCTCAGCGCCAAGAAGGCCCAGGCCCGCTTCGGCGCGACCAAGGCCCAGGTGACCGCCGTCAAGAACTGGCTGAAGTCGGCCGGTCTGACGGTCACTTCGGTCACCGACCACTACGTCGCCGTCTCCGGTGACGTCGCCGCCGCCGAGAAGGCGTTCGGCACCCAGCTGCACAACTACGCCAAGGGCGCCAAGACGTACCGTGCTCCGCAGCACAGCGCGTCCGCGCCGGCGTCCCTGAAGGGCGCCGTCCTGACCGTCACCGGTCTGGACAACGCCCCGCACAAATCGGACCGCGCCGACCAGCTCCCGCCGCCGGACGCCGTGTTCAAGAACGCCGGGCCGTTCTCCTCGTACTACGGCTCGAAGACCGCGAGCACGCTGCCCAGCGCGTACGGCCAGAAGATCCCGTACGCGATCAAGGGCTACACCGGCAAGCAGCTGCGCGCCGCCTACGGCGCCGGCAAGTACACCGGCAAGCACGTCCGCATCGCCATCACCGACGCCTACGCCTCGCCGACCATCGCGTTCGACGCGGGCATGTACGCGAAGAAGAACGGCGACGCCGCCTGGAAGACCAGCCAGCTGCACCAGGTGCTGCCGGCGAACTACACGCACACCGAGGAGTGCGGCGCGGCCGGCTGGTACGGCGAGGAGACCCTCGACGTCGAGGCCGTGCACGCGGTCGCGCCGGCCGCCGACGTCACCTACGTGGGCGCGGCGTCCTGCTATGACGACGACCTGCTCGACTCGCTCAGCAAGGTCGTCGACAACCACCTGGCCGACATCGTCTCCAACTCGTGGGGCGACATCGAGGCCAACCAGACGCCGGACCTCGCGGCCGCCTACGACCAGGTGTTCCAGCTGGGCGCGGTCCAGGGCATCGGCTTCTACTTCTCCTCCGGTGACAACGGTGACGAGGTCGCCAACACCGGGACGAAGCAGGTCGACACCCCGGCCAACTCGGCGTGGGTGACGGCGGTCGGCGGTACCTCGCTGGCGGTCGGCAAGCACAACAAGTACGAGTGGGAGACCGGCTGGGGCACCGAGAAGGCGACCCTGGCGGCCGACGGCAAGAGCTGGACCGGCTTCCCCGGCGCCTTCACCTCGGGCGCGGGCGGCGGCACCAGCAAGACCGTGCCGCAGCCGTACTACCAGAAGGGCGTCGTCCCGAACGCGCTGGCCACGGCGAACAACGCCGCCGGCAACCGCGTCGTCCCGGACATCGCCGCCATCGCCGACCCGACCACCGGGTTCCTCGTCGGGCAGACCCAGACCTTCCCGGACGGGTCGCAGCAGTACAGCGAGTACCGCATCGGCGGCACCTCGCTGGCCGCGCCGACCATCGCCGCCATCCAGGCGCTGGCCCAGGAGGCCGGCGGTGGCAAGGCGCTCGGTTTCGCCAACCCGGCGATCTACTCGAAGTTCGGCAAGAAGGGCGTCTTCCACGACGTCACGGACAACCCGACCGGCCACGGTCTGGCGAACGCCCGCGTGGACTTCGCCAACGGCTTCGACGCCGCCGACGGCCTGCTGACCTCGGTCCGCAGCCTGGGCAAGGACAGCTCGCTGTCCGCGGTGAAGGGCTACGACGACGTGACCGGCGTGGGCTCGCCCGCGGGCGGCTACGTGAAGTCGTACCGCCGCCACTGA
- a CDS encoding globin domain-containing protein gives MLSEQSAATVRATLPAVGAAIGEITERFYARLFDAHPDLLRNLFNRGNQASGAQKQALAGSIAAFATHLVDHTDQRPDQMLQRIAHKHASLGVVPEQYPVVHEHLFAAIAEVLGDAVTAEVAAAWTEVYWLMANALIAIEKRLYEESGGQGWQPWEVVERVEETADVVSFRVRPVGGGAVREFRAGQYVSVRVELADGARQIRQYSLSGAPGESLRQFSVKRVREEASGPEGEVSNRLHARVRVGDVLELSEAYGDLVLGDVAGRPLLLASAGIGVTPMVAMLAALAADGYEAPVTVVHGDRSPADHALRTDHALYADKLADASVHFFYERDAAPGARTGLVDLADVAVAEGTRAYLCGPLPFMRAVRTQLIGKGVAPADIHYEVFGPDLWLAQG, from the coding sequence ATGCTGTCCGAGCAGTCCGCAGCCACCGTCCGTGCCACGCTTCCCGCCGTCGGCGCGGCCATCGGCGAGATCACCGAGCGCTTCTACGCCCGGCTGTTCGACGCCCACCCCGATCTGCTGCGGAACCTGTTCAACCGGGGCAACCAGGCCTCCGGCGCCCAGAAGCAGGCCCTCGCCGGCTCCATCGCCGCGTTCGCCACCCATCTGGTCGACCACACCGACCAGCGCCCCGACCAGATGCTCCAGCGCATCGCCCACAAGCACGCCTCGCTGGGCGTCGTCCCGGAGCAGTACCCGGTCGTGCACGAGCACCTGTTCGCCGCCATCGCCGAGGTGCTGGGTGACGCCGTCACCGCCGAGGTCGCCGCCGCCTGGACGGAGGTGTACTGGCTGATGGCCAACGCCCTCATCGCCATCGAGAAGCGGCTCTACGAGGAGAGCGGCGGCCAGGGATGGCAGCCGTGGGAGGTCGTGGAGCGGGTCGAGGAGACGGCTGACGTCGTCAGCTTCCGGGTGCGTCCGGTGGGTGGGGGTGCTGTGCGGGAGTTCCGCGCCGGGCAGTACGTGTCCGTGCGCGTCGAGCTGGCCGACGGGGCCCGGCAGATACGGCAGTACAGCCTGTCGGGGGCGCCGGGTGAGTCATTGAGGCAGTTCAGCGTCAAGCGGGTGCGGGAGGAGGCTTCGGGGCCTGAGGGGGAGGTGTCGAATCGTCTGCACGCGCGCGTGCGTGTGGGTGACGTGCTGGAGCTGTCCGAGGCCTACGGCGACCTCGTACTCGGCGACGTCGCGGGGCGGCCGCTGCTGCTCGCCTCCGCCGGTATCGGGGTGACCCCGATGGTGGCCATGCTGGCCGCCCTCGCCGCGGACGGGTACGAGGCGCCGGTGACCGTCGTCCACGGTGACCGCTCCCCCGCCGACCACGCCCTGCGCACCGACCACGCGCTGTACGCGGACAAGCTCGCGGACGCCTCGGTTCACTTCTTCTACGAGCGGGACGCCGCACCCGGCGCCCGTACCGGCCTGGTCGACCTGGCGGACGTCGCCGTGGCGGAGGGCACGCGCGCGTACCTGTGCGGGCCGCTGCCCTTCATGCGGGCCGTGCGCACCCAGCTGATCGGCAAGGGCGTGGCCCCGGCCGACATCCACTACGAGGTGTTCGGTCCCGACCTGTGGCTCGCCCAGGGATAA
- a CDS encoding glutamine synthetase family protein, with protein MDKQQEFVLRTLEERDIRFVRLWFTDVLGFLKSVAVAPAELEQAFDEGIGFDGSAIEGFARVYESDMIAKPDPSTFQILPWRAEAPGTARMFCDILMPDGSPSFADPRYVLKRALARTSDLGFTFYTHPEIEFFLLKEKPLDGTRPTPADNSGYFDHTPQAIGMDFRRQAITMLESMGISVEFSHHEGAPGQQEIDLRYADALSTADNIMTFRLVMKQVALEQGLQATFMPKPFSEYPGSGMHSHLSLFEGDRNAFYESGAEYQLSKVGRSFIAGLLRHAAEISAVTNQWVNSYKRIWGGSERTAGAGGEAPSYICWGHNNRSALVRVPMYKPGKTGSARIEVRSLDTGANPYLAYALLLAAGLKGIEEGYELPPGAEDDVWALSNAERRAMGIEPLPQNLGEALTLMESSDLAAETLGEHVFDFFLRNKKQEWEEYRSEVTAFELRKNLPVL; from the coding sequence ATGGACAAGCAGCAGGAGTTCGTGCTCCGGACGTTGGAGGAGCGCGACATCCGGTTCGTACGCCTGTGGTTCACGGACGTGCTGGGCTTCCTGAAGTCCGTGGCCGTGGCCCCCGCCGAACTGGAACAGGCCTTCGACGAGGGCATCGGCTTCGACGGCTCCGCCATCGAGGGCTTCGCCCGGGTCTACGAGTCCGACATGATCGCCAAGCCGGACCCCTCCACCTTCCAGATCCTGCCCTGGCGCGCCGAGGCCCCCGGCACCGCCCGCATGTTCTGCGACATCCTCATGCCGGACGGCTCCCCCTCCTTCGCCGACCCGCGCTACGTCCTCAAGCGCGCCCTGGCCCGCACCTCCGACCTGGGCTTCACCTTCTACACGCACCCCGAGATCGAGTTCTTCCTCCTCAAGGAGAAGCCCCTCGACGGCACGCGCCCCACCCCGGCCGACAACTCGGGCTACTTCGACCACACCCCGCAGGCCATCGGCATGGACTTCCGCCGCCAGGCGATCACCATGCTGGAGTCGATGGGCATCTCGGTGGAGTTCTCCCACCACGAGGGCGCCCCCGGCCAGCAGGAGATCGACCTGCGCTACGCCGACGCCCTCTCCACGGCCGACAACATCATGACGTTCCGCCTGGTCATGAAGCAGGTCGCGCTGGAACAGGGCCTCCAGGCCACGTTCATGCCCAAGCCGTTCTCGGAGTACCCCGGCTCCGGCATGCACTCCCACCTCTCCCTCTTCGAGGGTGACCGGAACGCGTTCTACGAGTCCGGCGCCGAGTACCAGCTCTCCAAGGTCGGCCGCTCCTTCATCGCCGGCCTGCTGCGCCACGCCGCCGAGATCTCCGCCGTCACCAACCAGTGGGTCAACTCCTACAAGCGCATCTGGGGCGGCTCCGAGCGCACCGCGGGCGCCGGCGGCGAGGCCCCCTCCTACATCTGCTGGGGCCACAACAACCGCAGCGCCCTGGTCCGGGTCCCGATGTACAAGCCCGGCAAGACCGGCTCGGCCCGCATCGAGGTCCGCTCCCTCGACACCGGCGCCAACCCCTACCTGGCCTACGCCCTCCTCCTCGCCGCGGGCCTCAAGGGCATCGAGGAGGGCTACGAGCTCCCGCCGGGCGCCGAGGACGACGTCTGGGCCCTCTCCAACGCCGAACGCCGCGCCATGGGCATCGAACCCCTCCCGCAGAACCTCGGCGAGGCCCTCACCCTGATGGAAAGCAGCGACCTGGCCGCCGAAACCCTCGGCGAACACGTCTTCGACTTCTTCCTCCGCAACAAAAAGCAGGAATGGGAGGAGTACCGCTCAGAGGTGACGGCCTTCGAACTCCGCAAGAACCTGCCGGTGCTGTAA
- a CDS encoding NUDIX hydrolase produces the protein MDTEAPRTRTRKAYADADGGRWCEVYVDTYRLPSGAETDRHRVRLGGGRTGVVVLARRGEDILLVRQWRPTIGRWAWELPRGFGETDPVSDALRELAEETGLTGSAAAAPAYLDVDSGMLESEVAVVEVSVPDDPPLQARPAGDGEIAEARWWSPQDVAQAIRAGELRDAFTLAALGVAAAARGRPE, from the coding sequence ATGGACACTGAGGCCCCACGCACCCGCACCCGCAAGGCCTACGCCGATGCCGACGGCGGCCGATGGTGCGAGGTCTACGTCGACACCTACCGCCTGCCGTCCGGCGCCGAGACAGACCGCCACCGCGTCCGCCTCGGCGGCGGCCGAACAGGAGTCGTGGTGCTGGCCCGCCGGGGCGAGGACATCCTCCTGGTGCGCCAGTGGCGACCGACGATCGGCCGGTGGGCCTGGGAACTCCCGCGCGGTTTCGGCGAGACCGATCCCGTCTCGGACGCGCTGCGCGAACTCGCCGAAGAGACAGGGCTGACCGGCTCCGCAGCGGCCGCGCCGGCGTACCTGGACGTCGACTCCGGCATGCTGGAGAGCGAGGTCGCCGTGGTCGAGGTCTCCGTTCCGGATGACCCGCCCCTGCAAGCCCGCCCGGCTGGTGACGGCGAGATCGCCGAAGCGCGCTGGTGGAGTCCACAAGACGTAGCACAGGCGATCCGCGCAGGAGAACTACGGGACGCCTTCACGCTGGCCGCACTGGGGGTGGCCGCTGCGGCCAGAGGCCGACCGGAGTAA